A DNA window from Zingiber officinale cultivar Zhangliang chromosome 3A, Zo_v1.1, whole genome shotgun sequence contains the following coding sequences:
- the LOC122050536 gene encoding uncharacterized protein LOC122050536, with translation MGWQQWRQERQLLFSLVFLFLVHSLLLCTGGIYRHKIHISRIKGKGVKSCGRATEEQKEKYRSTLEDNKSKKLEKVLNQSKIMIDVVMTLNSHEEEDDAIAIIEKESKKRSINVGPINQFAKSIKVDDASMSASKKIRQQNINDAIAKKRLLEVHQYLARWEASNDVHTAQYIFDYINACIIEVGPQNVVQIVTDNASNNMAAAKLSKKGKEAFDVVLPNDFWNSMDLCLQIFTPLIKVLRLVDGEEKPSMGFVYREILNAKEEIRKTFKEENDYLPILNIIDSESKGHLDGPLHTTAYLLNP, from the exons ATGGGGTGGCAGCAATGGCGGCAAGAACGGCAGCTTCTGTTCAGTCTTGTCTTCTTATTTCTTGTCCATTCTCTACTTCTCTGCACG GGTGGAATATATAGGCACAAAATCCATATTTCGAGAATCAAAGGAAAAGGTGTGAAATCATGTGGGAGGGCAACTGaagaacaaaaagaaaaatatcgTTCAACACTTGAGGACAACAAGTCTAAGAAGCTAGAGAAGGTGTTGAATCAATCTAAGATAATGATTGACGTTGTTATGACTTTGAATTCtcatgaggaggaagatgatgcAATAGCTATCATtgagaaagaaagcaagaaaaggtCCATCAATGTAGGACCCATTAACCAATTTGCAAAGTCAATTAAAGTAGATGATGCTTCTATGAGTGCAAGTAAGAAAATAAGGCAACAAAATATTAATGATGCAATTGCTAAGAAAAGATTACTTGAAGTCCATCAATATTTGGCAAGATGG GAAGCTTCAAATGATGTTCACACTGCCCAATACATATTTGATTATATTAATGCATGTATTATTGAGGTTGGGCCTCAAAATGTGGTTCAAATTGTGACTGACAATGCTTCAAATAATATGGCAGCCGCAAAACT GAGTAAAAAGGGGAAAGAGGCTTTTGATGTTGTTCTTCCAAATGATTTTTGGAACTCGATGGATTTGTGTTTGCAGATATTCACTCCATTGATAAAAGTTCTTAGACTTGTTGATGGAGAGGAGAAACCATCCATGGGTTTTGTGTATAGAGAGATATTGAATGCAAAAGAGGAAATTCGAAAAACATTCAAGGAAGAGAATGATTATTTACCGATTTTAAACATTATTGATTCTGAAAGCAAGGGTCATCTTGATGGTCCACTTCATACCACAGCTTATCTTTTGAATCCATAG